In a single window of the Perca flavescens isolate YP-PL-M2 chromosome 18, PFLA_1.0, whole genome shotgun sequence genome:
- the LOC114572709 gene encoding uncharacterized protein DDB_G0284671-like has protein sequence MSLAVDEADSSVSGQSEKPAAAAQEVQIPSDPEPEPESQQSLKPGLTQHTAETHQDSQETQNPSRLSGPSGPSDSSSGSSGPSSGSSRLSSGISSGSSRPSSGPSSGPSGPSERDQNQVSDSREQRDESGFEEFTSDEASSGEHGADLGSWSRIGPAGGRRRTGLHGDGTF, from the exons ATGTCATTGGCCGTGGACGAGGCCGACTCGTCTGTTTCCGGCCAATCAGAGAAGCCTGCAGCTGCAGCACAGGAAGTCCAGATCCCCTCCGatccagaaccagaaccagagtcCCAGCAGAGCCTGAAGCCCGGACTAACCCAACACACCG ctGAGACTCACCAAGACTCCCAGGAGACCCAGAACCCCTCCAGACTCTCTGGACCTTCAGGACCCTCTGATTCCTCCTCTGGATCCTCTGGACCCTCCTCTGGTTCCTCTAGACTCTCCTCTGGAATCTCATCTGGATcctccagaccctcctccggaCCATCCTCTGGACCCTCGGGACCCTCTGAGCGGGACCAGAACCAGGTCTCTGACTCCAGAGAACAGAGAGACGAGTCTGGGTTTGAAGAGTTCACATCAGATGAAGCCAGCAGCGGCGAACACGGTGCTGATCTAGGATCCTGGTCCCGGATCGGTCCCGCAG GTGGGCGGAGGAGAACTGGTCTCCACGGCGACGGGACTTTTTGA